A single Triticum dicoccoides isolate Atlit2015 ecotype Zavitan chromosome 2A, WEW_v2.0, whole genome shotgun sequence DNA region contains:
- the LOC119359432 gene encoding uncharacterized protein LOC119359432 yields MANSCKEHKRGVPRPPPLSLFIGREQEPAGTRTHPAAADNSNKKRMLSKQLSMKETTREVKWEKRRRQIQRQRSSMGLYEADRMGCANTHATANAVTDEDLDELKGSMELGFGFNEENGGQNLCDTLPALDLYFAVNRQLSEPKMRVCSRSLPSLSVVTSSSSMHSGTPSPAGSPTAQPSLLDSLKISSPAGENPQLIKTRLRQWAQVVACSVKHSS; encoded by the exons ATGGCCAACAGCTGCAAAGAACACAAGCGCGGCGTTCCACGTCCACCACCATTGTCGCTCTTCATCGGTAGGGAGCAAGAGCCAGCGGGCACGCGGACACACCCGGCTGCTGCCGACAACAGCAACAAGAAGAGGATGTTGTCCAAGCAGCTTTCCATGAAGGAGACCACCCGGGAGGTCAAGTGGGAGAAGCGGCGGCGGCAGATACAACGACAAAGGAGCAGCATGGGCTTGTACGAAGCCGACCGCATGGGATGCGCTAACACGCACGCCACTGCGAACGCTGTGACCGATGAGGACCTGGATGAGCTCAAGGGATCCATGGAGCTTGGCTTCGGGTTCAACGAGGAGAACGGAGGCCAGAACCTCTGCGACACGCTCCCTGCCCTCGACCTGTATTTTGCCGTCAACCGGCAGCTCTCCGAGCCGAAGATGCGGGTGTGCAGCCGCTCATTGCCTTCCCTTTCTGTGGTGACCTCCTCATCATCCATGCACTCCGGCACGCCCAGCCCAGCCGGCAGTCCTACCGCTCAGCCCTCCCTCCTTGACTCGTTGAAAATTAGCAGTCCAG CTGGCGAGAACCCACAGCTTATCAAGACAAGGCTAAGGCAGTGGGCTCAGGTAGTGGCTTGTTCAGTGAAGCACTCCAGTTGA